The Bdellovibrio sp. ZAP7 DNA segment ACGCCGGCACTCGTGCCTTGGCCAGAAGTTATGCCGCAGAAATGCATTCCGGTTTTCAAAGCTTGCGCTCGGAACTGAGCATGGATTTGAAACGTACTCAGCCGATTCGTCACATGACCGAAGCAACAGCGCGTGACATCGAACGTCTTCTAAAAATGTGGAAGGATGCTTTGAAAGTCAGTGAAGGGCCATTTCTATTTGGTGACTTCTGTATCGCTGACGCCTTCTTTGCACCTGTGGTGATGCGTCTTCATCACTACGGAATTAAAATCAACGACCGCATGGTGAAGCAATACATGAAAAACATCCAAGACCATCACGGAGTGCAGTTCTGGGTCGAGGACGCAAAGACCGAAAAATCAAAACCAATTCAATTTAAATAATTCAAAGGGACCCAGCGGTCCCTTTTTTTATGAGCGAAATTGTCAGAGATGAGACGTTAACGGAGTATTTCTTGGTAGCGCGGTGTCGGCACCCTGTTTTTCGGCATTCTCTCGTCACAAACCTTCTTCAATTTACCGGGCAAAATCATAATTCAAGAATGATTGAAAATGATATCGCCACCGAAAAAGCTCTGCCTGGTCTTCGTGAATTAATTCGTACCTATCTTTGGTTAAAGTTATTAATCGCCATGGCTTTGGGAGTGGGGACGGGATTCCTGCTTTTAAACTTAAGCGAAAAGTATCCTGGAACATGGGTGGCAGTATTAGCTGATTGGTTGGCGTTGCCGGGATCGGTCTATCTGACAGTGATTCAGATGGTCGTCGTACCATTGATTCTCTCATCCATCGTTTTGGCTCTGTCGCAGATTTCCCAAGGTGGGAAGGCTAAGAAAATTGCGACCACTGCGGTAGTTTATATTATGTGCTCAACTGCCATCGCCGCAACAATCGGTATTACTGTCGTAGAAATTATAAAACCCGGTGAAGCGATTCAAGAATCCGCGAAATCAATGGGTCAAATGGATGTCAGTGCCAGGCCGGGGCTAAACATCACTCCGCAAACAATCGTAAAACTGATTCCTGAAAATATTCTGGGCTCGCTTATCAGCGGGAATCTGCAAGAGATTATCTTAATCGCGATCGTCTTCGGTTTGGTGTTTTCAAGAATGGACCGCGATAAGTCCCGCACGTTTTTGG contains these protein-coding regions:
- a CDS encoding glutathione S-transferase family protein; the protein is MAYHVHSDKPYFDLVIGDKTYSSWSMRAWLVAVQSGLPFKEINIKLDEKNTAAQIAKHTDSGKIPVLKQGKRVIWDSLAIAEYLNELSPEAKLWPEDAGTRALARSYAAEMHSGFQSLRSELSMDLKRTQPIRHMTEATARDIERLLKMWKDALKVSEGPFLFGDFCIADAFFAPVVMRLHHYGIKINDRMVKQYMKNIQDHHGVQFWVEDAKTEKSKPIQFK